In Burkholderia sp. GAS332, one DNA window encodes the following:
- a CDS encoding tRNA-i(6)A37 thiotransferase enzyme MiaB yields MTKKVYVKTYGCQMNEYDSDKMVDVLGAAEGLVKTDTPEDADVILFNTCSVREKAQEKVFSELGRVRELKEANPNLIIGVGGCVASQEGASIVARAPYVDLVFGPQTLHRLPQMIDKRRESGRAQVDISFPEIEKFDHLPPARVDGASAFVSIMEGCSKYCSYCVVPYTRGEEVSRPLDDVLTEIAGLADQGVREVTLLGQNVNAYRAGITLGSSEIADFAQLIEYVADIPGIERIRYTTSHPKEFTQRLIDTYAKVPKLVSHLHLPVQHGSDRILMAMKRGYTVLEYKSVIRKLRAIRPDLSLSTDMIVGFPGETEEDFDKMMALIHEMKYDTSFSFIYSPRPGTPAANLHDDTPHEVKLKRLYHLQATIEENVQRISDSMVGKVERILVERPARKDPNELAGRTENNRVVNFPAPIASHARLIGQMVDVKIVHAYPHSLRGELVLVHDDAPATTH; encoded by the coding sequence ATGACCAAGAAAGTTTATGTAAAGACCTACGGCTGCCAGATGAACGAGTACGACTCCGACAAGATGGTCGACGTACTCGGCGCGGCTGAAGGCCTCGTCAAGACCGACACCCCGGAAGACGCGGACGTCATTCTCTTCAACACCTGCTCGGTACGCGAAAAAGCTCAGGAGAAAGTTTTCTCCGAACTCGGTCGTGTGCGCGAGTTGAAAGAAGCGAACCCGAATCTGATCATCGGCGTGGGCGGTTGCGTGGCGAGCCAGGAAGGCGCGTCGATCGTGGCGCGCGCACCGTATGTCGATCTGGTATTCGGTCCGCAAACGCTGCACCGTCTGCCGCAAATGATCGACAAGCGCCGCGAAAGCGGCCGCGCCCAGGTCGACATCTCTTTCCCGGAAATCGAAAAGTTCGATCACCTGCCGCCGGCGCGCGTCGATGGCGCGAGCGCGTTCGTGTCGATCATGGAAGGTTGCAGCAAGTACTGCAGCTACTGCGTCGTGCCGTACACGCGCGGTGAAGAAGTGTCGCGTCCGCTGGACGACGTGCTAACCGAAATCGCCGGTCTCGCCGACCAGGGCGTGCGTGAAGTCACGCTGCTCGGTCAGAACGTGAATGCCTACCGTGCCGGCATTACGCTGGGCTCGAGCGAAATCGCCGACTTCGCTCAGTTGATCGAATACGTCGCGGATATTCCGGGCATCGAACGGATTCGCTACACCACGTCGCATCCGAAGGAGTTCACGCAGCGCCTGATCGACACCTACGCCAAGGTGCCGAAGCTCGTCAGCCACCTGCATCTGCCGGTGCAGCACGGCTCCGACCGCATCCTGATGGCGATGAAGCGCGGCTACACGGTGCTCGAATACAAGTCCGTGATCCGCAAGCTGCGCGCGATCCGCCCGGACCTGTCTTTGTCGACCGACATGATCGTCGGCTTCCCTGGCGAGACGGAAGAAGACTTCGACAAGATGATGGCGTTGATCCACGAGATGAAGTACGACACCAGCTTCTCGTTCATCTACAGCCCGCGTCCCGGCACGCCGGCCGCGAATCTGCACGACGACACGCCGCACGAAGTGAAACTCAAGCGTCTATACCATCTGCAGGCTACGATCGAAGAAAACGTGCAGCGCATTAGCGATTCGATGGTCGGCAAGGTCGAGCGGATTCTGGTCGAGCGCCCGGCGCGCAAGGACCCGAATGAACTCGCGGGCCGCACCGAGAACAACCGCGTGGTGAATTTCCCGGCGCCGATCGCGTCGCACGCGCGGCTGATCGGCCAGATGGTGGACGTGAAAATCGTCCATGCGTACCCACATTCGTTGCGTGGCGAGCTCGTGCTGGTGCACGACGACGCGCCCGCGACCACCCACTGA
- a CDS encoding transcriptional regulator, LysR family, which produces MDNLGDIRLFVEAAQQGSLSAAGRKMGLTPAAASARLAKLEAGLKARLFERTTRQLRLTDEGRLYLNCCRQALQSLDDAEAALQAGQGVVRGKVRISATSDFGRNLLMHWLDEFNALYPEVTFALTLSDSLSNLVQEDIDLAIRFGVPQDSSLVARKLAPNRRVLCASPDYIARKGEPKDPHDLVNFDCIVLGTASGPVNEWRFTRGDEVQHYTVPFETSRETNDGAVAREWARRGYGIVIKSMWDVEADLRGDCLKILLPEWRYPDAPLHALYHRNRFMAPRVRVLLDFLTERFAQVSDELEGLLGLPPERSRATDGAETASDEGL; this is translated from the coding sequence ATGGATAACCTCGGTGACATCCGTCTGTTCGTCGAAGCGGCGCAACAAGGCAGCCTGTCGGCGGCGGGCCGCAAGATGGGCCTGACGCCGGCCGCCGCCAGCGCGCGGCTGGCCAAACTCGAAGCCGGCCTGAAAGCGCGCCTGTTCGAGCGCACCACCCGTCAGTTAAGGCTCACGGACGAAGGCCGCCTCTACCTGAATTGCTGCCGCCAGGCGCTGCAATCGCTCGACGACGCGGAAGCCGCGCTGCAAGCCGGCCAGGGCGTAGTGCGCGGCAAGGTGCGAATCTCGGCAACGTCGGACTTCGGCCGCAATCTGCTGATGCACTGGCTCGACGAGTTCAACGCGCTCTACCCCGAGGTGACGTTCGCGCTGACGCTGTCGGACTCGCTATCGAATCTGGTGCAGGAAGACATCGATCTGGCGATCCGCTTCGGCGTGCCGCAAGACAGCTCGCTCGTGGCCCGCAAGCTGGCGCCGAACCGGCGCGTGCTGTGCGCATCGCCGGACTACATCGCACGCAAGGGCGAACCGAAGGATCCGCACGATCTGGTGAATTTCGACTGCATCGTGCTCGGCACCGCATCCGGTCCGGTCAACGAATGGCGGTTCACACGCGGCGACGAGGTGCAGCACTACACGGTGCCGTTCGAGACCTCCCGCGAAACCAACGACGGCGCCGTAGCCCGCGAATGGGCACGGCGCGGCTACGGGATCGTCATCAAGTCGATGTGGGACGTGGAAGCGGACTTGCGGGGCGACTGCCTGAAAATCCTGCTGCCCGAATGGCGCTATCCGGACGCGCCGCTCCACGCGCTCTACCACCGCAACCGTTTCATGGCGCCGCGCGTGCGCGTGCTGCTGGATTTCCTGACCGAACGCTTCGCGCAGGTATCGGACGAACTGGAAGGCCTGCTGGGCTTGCCGCCGGAGCGGTCGCGAGCAACGGACGGGGCGGAAACCGCATCCGATGAAGGGCTATAA
- a CDS encoding Catechol 2,3-dioxygenase, which yields MQLDHATIVTADLDTTRRFFVDVAGLTDGVRPPFSIDGYWLYANGRPVIHLIDATVPAVAGRAAPRIDHIAFRLESADEWRALVQRLHAAEVPYQLAEVPQMGPQQAELQLFVALAPGVVIEFVTALHHAYHRSLAQL from the coding sequence ATGCAACTCGATCACGCAACGATCGTCACCGCCGACCTCGATACCACGCGACGTTTCTTCGTCGACGTCGCCGGGCTGACGGACGGCGTGCGTCCGCCGTTTTCGATTGATGGTTACTGGCTGTATGCAAACGGCCGGCCGGTGATTCATCTGATTGATGCGACGGTGCCCGCCGTAGCGGGCAGGGCGGCGCCGCGCATCGACCATATCGCGTTCCGGTTGGAGAGCGCCGACGAATGGCGCGCGCTGGTGCAGCGCCTGCATGCGGCGGAGGTGCCTTATCAGCTCGCCGAAGTGCCGCAGATGGGGCCGCAGCAAGCCGAACTGCAACTGTTCGTCGCGCTCGCGCCGGGTGTGGTTATCGAATTCGTGACGGCGCTGCACCACGCTTACCACCGCTCACTCGCTCAACTTTAG
- a CDS encoding MFS transporter, DHA1 family, inner membrane transport protein, with amino-acid sequence MPIPLLALAISAFAIGTTEFVIMGLLPEVARDLAVSIPSAGLLVSGYALGVAVGAPLLAVVTSKMPRKLALQLLMGVFIVGNTLCAIASSYSVLMMARVVTSFAHGSFFGIGAVVAASLVPAEKRASAIALMFTGLTLANVLGVPFGTFVGQEFGWRAAFWIVSAFGVLSLAGVTLLVPNRHDSGPVGLGHEVRVLKDPQVWTALAMTVLGFGGVFVVFTYIAPILEQVSGFSPRGVTLILVLFGMGLTIGNTVGGKLADRALMPSLMGILVALAVVMAIFARTSHSQVAAAITIFVWGIAAFATVPPLQMRVVEKAAAAPNLASTLNIGAFNVGNAGGAWLGGLVINHGHSLDTLPWVAAAVSVAALLLTWFAARMDAPPASTVAQRA; translated from the coding sequence ATGCCCATTCCGTTACTGGCGCTAGCAATCAGCGCTTTCGCGATCGGCACGACCGAATTCGTGATCATGGGCTTGCTGCCCGAGGTCGCGCGCGATCTGGCCGTGTCGATTCCGTCGGCCGGTTTGCTGGTGAGCGGCTATGCGCTCGGTGTCGCGGTCGGTGCACCCCTGCTCGCGGTGGTCACCAGCAAGATGCCGCGCAAGCTCGCGTTGCAGTTGCTGATGGGCGTGTTCATCGTCGGCAATACGCTGTGCGCGATCGCGTCCAGCTATTCCGTGCTGATGATGGCGCGCGTGGTGACGTCGTTCGCGCATGGCTCGTTCTTTGGCATCGGCGCGGTGGTGGCGGCTTCGCTCGTGCCGGCTGAGAAGCGGGCGAGCGCGATTGCGCTGATGTTCACCGGCTTGACGCTGGCGAATGTGCTCGGCGTGCCGTTCGGCACTTTCGTCGGCCAGGAATTCGGCTGGCGCGCGGCGTTCTGGATCGTCAGCGCGTTCGGGGTCCTGTCGCTGGCGGGCGTGACGTTGCTGGTGCCGAATCGTCATGACTCCGGCCCCGTTGGCTTGGGCCATGAAGTGCGTGTGCTGAAGGACCCCCAAGTCTGGACCGCGCTTGCGATGACCGTGCTTGGCTTCGGCGGCGTGTTCGTGGTGTTCACCTATATCGCGCCGATTCTCGAACAGGTCAGTGGTTTCTCGCCGCGTGGCGTGACGCTGATTCTGGTGTTGTTCGGGATGGGTCTCACGATCGGCAATACCGTGGGTGGCAAGCTGGCGGACCGCGCGCTGATGCCTTCGCTGATGGGCATTCTGGTTGCGCTCGCAGTGGTGATGGCGATCTTCGCGCGCACCAGTCATTCGCAGGTAGCCGCGGCGATTACCATTTTCGTGTGGGGCATTGCGGCGTTCGCGACGGTGCCCCCGTTGCAGATGCGCGTGGTCGAGAAGGCCGCTGCGGCGCCGAATCTGGCTTCGACGTTGAACATCGGCGCGTTCAATGTCGGCAATGCGGGCGGCGCGTGGCTCGGCGGTCTGGTGATCAATCACGGCCACTCGCTCGATACGCTGCCGTGGGTCGCGGCGGCAGTCAGCGTGGCGGCGTTGCTGCTGACGTGGTTCGCGGCGCGGATGGATGCGCCGCCGGCATCGACCGTCGCGCAGCGGGCTTGA
- a CDS encoding transcriptional regulator, XRE family with cupin sensor encodes MHSPLALVRDPTADTVASSRAAEPFDALEHLVGVNLARLRAERQLSLDALARASGVSRAMLAQIESARSVPSIKVLCKVASALKVSVAAFLRRHATNGFEHLPAERSSRLVSSNGRYSARPLYPDAEPTAAEFHELRIAPLHTEAGTQRAPGTTVNLVVSEGTLEVSVHDQRQLLATGDAIVFDADQPHSLRNPGDTEARAFRVTLKAETPPRWDVPAPAPHDLARQAAPV; translated from the coding sequence ATGCATTCCCCGCTTGCGCTGGTTCGCGATCCCACGGCTGACACCGTAGCGTCGTCGCGTGCCGCTGAACCTTTCGATGCGCTTGAACATCTGGTCGGCGTGAATCTCGCCCGCTTGCGCGCCGAGCGCCAACTGTCGCTCGACGCCCTGGCCCGCGCCTCGGGCGTCTCGCGAGCGATGCTCGCACAGATCGAGTCGGCGCGCAGCGTGCCGTCGATCAAGGTGCTGTGCAAGGTGGCATCGGCGTTGAAGGTATCGGTGGCGGCGTTTTTGCGGCGTCACGCGACCAACGGCTTCGAGCATTTGCCGGCGGAGCGGTCGTCGCGCCTCGTCAGTTCGAATGGGCGCTACTCGGCCCGGCCGCTGTATCCGGATGCCGAGCCGACCGCCGCCGAGTTTCACGAGTTGCGTATCGCGCCGCTGCATACCGAGGCCGGCACGCAGCGCGCGCCGGGCACCACGGTGAATCTGGTGGTCAGCGAAGGCACGCTGGAAGTCAGCGTGCACGACCAGCGCCAATTGCTGGCAACGGGCGACGCGATCGTGTTCGACGCCGACCAGCCGCACAGCCTGCGCAATCCCGGCGATACCGAAGCGCGTGCGTTTCGCGTGACGCTGAAGGCGGAAACGCCGCCGCGCTGGGATGTGCCTGCGCCTGCGCCGCACGACTTGGCGCGTCAGGCCGCGCCGGTTTGA
- a CDS encoding 3,4-dihydroxy 2-butanone 4-phosphate synthase, translated as MSFATFPAPSVIADSASLDLPLLATEPVPPRIAAALQAMRDGRAVVLQDDHDRENEADLIVSAERLSVETMALLIRECSGIVCLCLPDDKIRALELPPMAVNNESRHGTAFTVSIEAREGVTTGVSALDRVTTIRAAISDTAKPADIVRPGHVFPLRAQPGGVLARRGHTEGTVDLAILAGLKPAGVLCELMNADGTMTRGADVERFAAQHNLPILTIAELVEFREALATARECVAAEA; from the coding sequence ATGTCCTTTGCTACTTTTCCTGCTCCGTCGGTGATTGCGGATAGCGCATCACTTGACCTCCCCCTGCTCGCCACCGAGCCCGTTCCGCCGCGTATCGCCGCCGCTTTGCAAGCTATGCGCGATGGCCGTGCTGTCGTTCTGCAAGACGATCACGACCGCGAGAACGAAGCCGATCTGATCGTTTCCGCCGAGCGACTTTCCGTCGAAACCATGGCCTTGCTGATCCGCGAATGCAGCGGCATTGTGTGCCTGTGCCTGCCTGACGACAAGATTCGCGCCCTCGAGCTGCCACCGATGGCCGTCAACAACGAAAGCCGTCATGGCACTGCGTTCACGGTCTCGATCGAAGCCCGCGAGGGTGTGACCACCGGCGTGTCCGCACTCGATCGCGTGACGACGATTCGTGCTGCCATCAGCGATACGGCGAAGCCTGCCGATATCGTGCGCCCTGGCCACGTGTTTCCGCTGCGCGCGCAGCCCGGCGGTGTGCTCGCGCGTCGCGGCCATACCGAAGGCACGGTCGATCTGGCGATTCTCGCGGGTCTGAAGCCGGCCGGTGTGCTGTGCGAATTGATGAACGCAGACGGGACGATGACGCGCGGTGCGGATGTGGAGCGCTTTGCTGCGCAACACAATCTGCCGATTTTGACGATCGCCGAGCTGGTGGAATTCCGCGAGGCCCTGGCGACGGCACGCGAATGTGTGGCCGCTGAGGCTTGA
- a CDS encoding haloacid dehalogenase superfamily, subfamily IA, variant 3 with third motif having DD or ED: MIDHLICDCDGVLVDSEIIADRVMLETLSATFPGLDFEPVVKTAFGQQTSRFLEGIEKSFDITLPANFFNTIEHNVELELAASLSPINGVRDALQRVTLPAAVVSNSRMARVNASVRRAGLQQIFGERIFSAEQVARPKPFPDVYLFAAKTLGVEPSRCIVVEDSVAGLNAARAAGMKTIAFVGASHIPDGYADALRKMGMTRIMKHMDELPALVEAGVRGEFGDVQS; this comes from the coding sequence ATGATCGACCACCTTATCTGTGACTGCGACGGCGTGCTCGTCGACAGCGAAATCATCGCTGACCGCGTGATGCTCGAAACGCTGTCCGCCACCTTCCCCGGCCTCGACTTCGAACCCGTCGTCAAGACGGCGTTCGGCCAGCAGACCTCGCGCTTTCTCGAAGGGATCGAGAAGTCGTTTGACATCACGTTGCCCGCCAATTTCTTCAATACGATCGAACACAATGTCGAGCTTGAGCTCGCGGCATCGCTCAGCCCGATTAACGGCGTGCGCGACGCATTGCAGCGCGTGACGCTGCCGGCCGCGGTCGTGTCGAACAGCCGGATGGCGCGCGTGAATGCGTCGGTGCGGCGCGCGGGCTTGCAGCAGATTTTCGGCGAGCGGATTTTCAGCGCCGAACAGGTGGCGCGGCCGAAGCCGTTTCCGGATGTGTATCTGTTTGCTGCGAAGACACTGGGTGTGGAGCCCTCGCGATGCATCGTCGTGGAAGATAGCGTGGCCGGTTTGAATGCGGCGCGTGCGGCGGGTATGAAGACGATTGCCTTCGTGGGTGCGAGCCATATCCCCGACGGTTATGCGGATGCGCTGCGCAAGATGGGTATGACGCGCATCATGAAACATATGGATGAACTGCCTGCGCTGGTCGAAGCCGGTGTGCGCGGCGAGTTTGGCGACGTGCAGTCTTAA
- a CDS encoding glycerol uptake facilitator protein, which translates to MSPYIAEFIGTALLVLLGNGAVANVLLARTKGKGADLIVIVMGWAMAVFIAVYVTASYSGAHLNPVVTISLALAGKFAWAKVPGYIAAQMLGGMAGALLVWVAYRQHFNKEADADVKLGVFCTSPAIRSVPHNLLTEMIATFVLILGVLYLASPQVGLGALDALPVGLLVLGIGISLGGPTGYAMSPARDLSPRLMHALLPIPGKRDSDWRYSWIPVCGPLMGGAAATGLYLYLHAH; encoded by the coding sequence ATGTCTCCTTACATTGCGGAATTCATCGGCACCGCGCTTTTGGTGCTGCTCGGCAACGGCGCGGTGGCCAACGTGCTGCTCGCGCGTACCAAAGGCAAAGGCGCGGACCTGATCGTGATCGTGATGGGTTGGGCGATGGCCGTGTTCATCGCCGTGTACGTCACGGCATCGTACAGCGGCGCGCACCTGAACCCTGTTGTGACGATCAGCCTCGCGTTGGCCGGCAAATTCGCGTGGGCCAAAGTGCCTGGCTACATCGCGGCGCAGATGCTTGGCGGGATGGCGGGCGCCCTGCTCGTGTGGGTCGCGTATCGTCAGCACTTCAACAAGGAAGCCGATGCCGACGTGAAGCTCGGCGTGTTCTGCACATCGCCCGCGATTCGCAGCGTGCCGCATAACCTGCTCACCGAAATGATCGCGACTTTCGTGCTGATTCTCGGCGTGCTGTATCTGGCTTCGCCGCAAGTTGGCCTGGGTGCGCTCGACGCACTGCCGGTCGGTCTGCTGGTGCTCGGCATCGGTATTTCACTCGGCGGCCCGACCGGTTACGCGATGAGCCCCGCGCGCGACCTGTCACCGCGTCTGATGCACGCGCTGCTGCCGATTCCGGGCAAACGCGACAGCGACTGGCGTTATTCGTGGATTCCGGTGTGCGGTCCGCTGATGGGCGGCGCGGCGGCAACTGGGCTGTATCTGTATCTGCACGCGCACTGA
- a CDS encoding glycerol kinase, with the protein MQDQYILALDQGTTSSRAMLFDRLGNIVSTAQKEFQQIYPRPGWVEHDPQEIWSTQAGVAAEAVTRAGMNGTSIAAIGITNQRETTIVWDRETGHPIYNAIVWQDRRTADFCDQLKEQGLEEKVRAKTGLPIDSYFSATKIRWILDNVEGAREKAKQGRLAFGTVDSWLVWNFTKGGLHVTDVTNASRTMLFNIHTLKWDDELLEAMDIPRNMLPEVRASSEVYGPTKTTVFASKIPLAGIAGDQHAALFGQMCTQSGMVKNTYGTGCFLVMNTGDKPIESKNNLVTTIAWQIGDQINYALEGSIFIGGAVVQWLRDGLGIIKNAAEIETLARSVPHSDGVYLVPAFAGLGAPHWNARARGTLFGVTRGTASAHIARAALDSIAYQSLDVLKAMEADSGIRIGELRVDGGACANNLLMQFQADILGVDAVRPKVSETTALGAAYLAGLAVGYWKDVDELQSQWALDRRFTPALPHADVKECLDGWKRAIRAAKAWADTP; encoded by the coding sequence ATGCAGGATCAGTACATTCTCGCGCTCGACCAAGGCACCACCAGCTCGCGCGCGATGCTGTTCGACCGGCTCGGCAATATCGTGTCGACCGCACAGAAAGAATTCCAGCAGATCTATCCGCGTCCAGGTTGGGTCGAGCACGACCCGCAGGAAATCTGGTCGACCCAGGCCGGCGTCGCCGCCGAAGCGGTCACGCGCGCCGGTATGAACGGCACGTCGATCGCCGCGATCGGCATTACCAATCAGCGTGAGACCACCATCGTGTGGGATCGCGAAACCGGCCATCCGATCTACAACGCGATCGTCTGGCAGGACCGCCGTACGGCCGACTTCTGCGATCAGCTCAAAGAGCAAGGTCTCGAAGAGAAAGTCCGCGCGAAAACCGGTCTGCCGATCGATTCGTACTTCTCGGCGACCAAGATCCGCTGGATTCTCGACAACGTCGAAGGCGCACGCGAAAAAGCGAAGCAAGGGCGCCTCGCCTTCGGCACGGTGGATAGCTGGCTGGTGTGGAATTTCACCAAGGGCGGCCTGCACGTCACCGACGTGACCAACGCGTCGCGCACGATGCTGTTCAACATCCACACGCTGAAGTGGGACGACGAACTGCTCGAAGCGATGGATATTCCGCGCAACATGTTGCCGGAAGTGCGTGCGTCGTCGGAAGTGTACGGGCCGACCAAGACCACCGTGTTCGCCTCCAAGATTCCGCTCGCCGGCATTGCAGGCGACCAGCACGCGGCCCTGTTCGGTCAGATGTGCACGCAGTCGGGCATGGTGAAGAACACCTACGGTACGGGATGCTTCCTCGTGATGAACACCGGCGACAAGCCGATCGAATCAAAGAACAATCTCGTCACCACGATTGCGTGGCAGATCGGCGACCAGATCAACTACGCACTCGAAGGCAGCATCTTCATTGGCGGCGCGGTGGTGCAATGGCTGCGCGACGGCCTCGGCATCATCAAGAACGCCGCTGAAATCGAAACGCTGGCGCGCAGCGTGCCGCATAGCGACGGCGTCTATCTGGTGCCCGCGTTTGCAGGCCTCGGCGCGCCACACTGGAACGCCCGTGCTCGCGGCACACTGTTCGGCGTGACGCGCGGCACGGCCTCGGCGCACATCGCCCGCGCCGCGCTCGACTCGATCGCCTATCAATCGCTCGACGTGCTGAAAGCGATGGAAGCCGACTCCGGCATTCGCATCGGCGAATTGCGCGTGGACGGCGGTGCTTGCGCGAACAACCTGCTGATGCAATTCCAGGCGGACATTCTCGGCGTCGACGCAGTGCGCCCGAAAGTATCGGAGACGACCGCATTGGGCGCGGCGTATCTGGCCGGTCTCGCGGTGGGCTACTGGAAAGATGTGGACGAACTGCAAAGCCAGTGGGCGCTCGATCGCCGTTTCACCCCTGCGCTGCCGCACGCCGATGTCAAGGAATGCCTCGACGGCTGGAAGCGCGCGATCCGCGCCGCGAAGGCCTGGGCCGACACGCCCTGA
- a CDS encoding homodimeric glycerol 3-phosphate dehydrogenase (quinone), producing the protein MTQGSRYDLLVVGGGINGAGIARDAAGRGLSVLLCEQDDLAAHTSSASTKLIHGGLRYLEYREFGLVRKALQERETLLRAAPHIMWPLRFVMPHMPDLRPAWLIRAGLFLYDHLAKRELLPGSRGIVMRDHPAGAPLVDSIKRGFVYSDGWVNDARLVVLNALDAQERGAKILTRTKLLSAVRAGGEWRAQLKRADGTILDVRAGSIANAAGPWVGELLHGALGREATHSVRLVKGSHIVTRRLFEHDHAYIFQNPDKRIIFAIPYEHDYTLIGTTDLEYHGDPSQVAISADETQYLCDSINRYFKQKISPQDVRWTYSGVRPLLEEEGADNPSAVTRDYSLELDAPSGEAPLLSVFGGKITTFRKLAEEAVDKLAHALHNGTPSWTAGVPLPGGDIPQANFERFLAGFKQQNAWLPADLAHRLARAYGTRVKHVIGNARSVADLGRAFAPGLHEAELTYLRDTEWARSAQDVLWRRSKLGLHVEPGTLDSITRDIDTWFAREPARQSA; encoded by the coding sequence GTGACGCAAGGCTCAAGGTACGATTTGCTCGTCGTAGGCGGCGGGATCAACGGCGCAGGCATCGCACGCGATGCGGCGGGCCGCGGCCTGTCGGTGTTGCTCTGCGAACAGGACGATCTGGCGGCCCATACGTCGTCGGCCAGTACCAAGCTGATTCACGGCGGCCTGCGCTACCTCGAGTACCGTGAGTTCGGGCTGGTGCGCAAAGCCCTGCAGGAGCGCGAAACGCTGCTGCGCGCCGCGCCGCACATCATGTGGCCGCTGCGCTTCGTGATGCCGCACATGCCCGATCTGCGTCCGGCCTGGCTGATCCGCGCCGGCCTGTTCCTTTACGATCACCTCGCCAAACGCGAGCTGCTGCCCGGCTCACGCGGCATCGTGATGCGCGACCACCCGGCGGGCGCACCGCTGGTCGATTCGATCAAGCGCGGTTTCGTGTATTCGGACGGCTGGGTCAATGACGCCCGTCTGGTCGTGCTGAACGCACTGGATGCGCAGGAACGCGGCGCAAAGATTCTCACGCGTACCAAACTGCTGAGCGCGGTGCGCGCCGGCGGCGAATGGCGCGCGCAACTCAAGCGCGCCGACGGCACGATCCTCGACGTGCGCGCAGGCTCGATTGCGAATGCGGCCGGCCCGTGGGTCGGCGAATTGCTGCATGGCGCACTCGGCCGGGAAGCGACGCACAGCGTGCGCCTCGTCAAAGGCAGCCATATCGTCACGCGCCGTCTGTTCGAACACGATCACGCGTACATCTTCCAGAATCCAGACAAGCGGATCATCTTCGCGATTCCGTACGAACACGATTACACGCTGATCGGCACGACTGACCTCGAATATCACGGCGACCCGTCGCAAGTGGCGATCAGCGCCGACGAAACACAGTACCTGTGCGACTCGATCAATCGCTACTTCAAGCAGAAGATCTCGCCGCAAGACGTGCGCTGGACCTACTCGGGCGTGCGTCCACTGCTCGAAGAAGAAGGCGCGGACAACCCGTCGGCCGTCACGCGCGATTACTCGCTCGAACTCGACGCGCCTTCAGGCGAAGCGCCGCTTCTGTCCGTGTTCGGCGGCAAAATCACGACGTTCCGCAAGCTGGCGGAAGAAGCCGTCGACAAACTCGCGCACGCGCTGCATAACGGCACGCCTTCGTGGACGGCCGGTGTGCCGTTGCCCGGCGGCGATATTCCGCAAGCCAACTTCGAGCGTTTCCTGGCCGGCTTCAAGCAGCAGAATGCCTGGCTGCCCGCCGATCTGGCTCACCGCCTCGCGCGTGCGTACGGCACGCGCGTGAAGCATGTCATTGGCAACGCGCGCTCGGTGGCCGACCTCGGCCGCGCTTTCGCGCCGGGCCTCCACGAAGCCGAACTCACTTACCTGCGCGATACCGAATGGGCACGCAGCGCGCAGGACGTGCTGTGGCGCCGCTCGAAACTCGGTCTGCACGTCGAACCGGGCACGCTCGATTCGATCACACGCGACATCGACACATGGTTCGCGCGCGAGCCGGCCCGACAGAGTGCTTAG
- a CDS encoding transcriptional regulator, TetR family, protein MPKTLSSDDIQQFRETMRRVAENAFATRGAQGVTMRELAKELGCSAMTPYRYFRDKDEILAMVRAAAFNRFAARLEAAAKEATGTDRSVVSDAYVAFALDEPHAYRLMFDLTQQDGAYPELSAASHRAWRMLGAHFEKLVAAGILEGDPQLIGYAYWASLHGFTMLALANQLPLPQPQQAHGSNAPTREAVLAQIRRMLWRGAQPQHGLPE, encoded by the coding sequence ATGCCAAAAACGCTCTCCTCCGACGATATCCAGCAATTCCGCGAAACCATGCGGCGCGTGGCCGAGAATGCGTTCGCCACGCGCGGCGCGCAGGGCGTGACGATGCGCGAACTGGCGAAGGAGCTGGGTTGCAGCGCGATGACGCCCTATCGCTACTTCCGCGATAAGGACGAAATCCTTGCGATGGTCCGCGCTGCGGCGTTCAACCGCTTCGCGGCACGGCTCGAAGCAGCGGCGAAGGAAGCGACTGGGACCGACCGCTCGGTCGTCAGCGACGCCTACGTGGCCTTCGCGCTTGACGAGCCGCACGCCTACCGCCTGATGTTCGATCTGACGCAGCAGGATGGCGCCTACCCGGAACTCAGCGCCGCATCGCACCGCGCCTGGCGCATGCTCGGTGCGCACTTCGAAAAGCTGGTTGCCGCGGGCATTCTGGAAGGCGATCCACAATTGATCGGCTACGCCTACTGGGCCAGTCTGCACGGTTTCACCATGCTGGCGCTCGCCAATCAGTTGCCTTTGCCACAGCCGCAACAGGCCCACGGGAGCAACGCGCCGACGCGCGAGGCCGTACTCGCGCAGATTCGCCGGATGTTGTGGCGCGGCGCCCAGCCGCAGCACGGCTTGCCCGAGTGA